A stretch of Cydia splendana chromosome 7, ilCydSple1.2, whole genome shotgun sequence DNA encodes these proteins:
- the LOC134792069 gene encoding esterase E4-like, which yields MSCQVKIKQGILQGKLCNYSGKEYYSFEGIPYAKPPIGDLRFREPQEPENWTGVRDALKPGNSCIQLKPGTREHFGSEDCLYLNVYTPSLPEKELRKLPVLVYVHGGKFLFGFGDYYRPEYLIEQDVILVTLNYRLHALGFLCLHIPEAAGNMGLKDTVMALKWVKNNISKFNGDENNIVAIGESAGGAIVTSYLISEMANGLVNKIIALSGVCVSDLFMIDDDPIFKAKHLASIFQQEFSDVRSLYDYLMKLPIEELLYAAAMVEYSRPPSIISAYFLPVVEKKFVNKRYFDEYPLIKFRENLHKKLPVLFGVNTYEGGFFIRQDKAGNIKFENDFRYFIPRFLFVQPYSADGVEIAKKIRNYYFDGAAIDQTKKLEYINFVSDAYFKRDIMTFLNTFGKHSDRGLYVFQLSHSSKMNTRKAQQLGLKGTVHGDLLQYIFYRKGKADIANEKDKEIITIINQTISNFARTGVPRWYNMPIEWKPYTDCQRHVLEIDENIKLIQDFGDGIDRFWSSLGQRSKL from the exons ATGTCCTGTCAAGTGAAAATCAAACAGGGCATACTCCAAGGAAAATTGTGCAACTACAGTGGAAAGGAATATTATAGCTTTGAAGGCATACCATATGCTAAGCCACCCATTGGGGATTTGAGGTTTCGG GAACCCCAGGAGCCGGAAAACTGGACGGGTGTCCGCGATGCATTAAAACCAGGAAATAGTTGCATACAGTTAAAGCCAGGAACAAGAGAGCATTTCGGATCCGAAGACTGCTTGTACTTAAATGTTTACACTCCAAGTCTACCTGAAAAAGAACTTAGAAAACTTCCAGTGCTAGTTTATGTTCATGGTGGAAAATTCTTATTTGGGTTTGGTGATTACTACAGGCCAGAATACTTAATAGAGCAAGATGTCATCTTAGTTACATTGAATTACAGACTCCATGCCCTAGGCTTTCTATGCCTTCATATACCTGAAGCTGCAGGGAATATGGGGCTTAAAGACACTGTAATGGCATTAAAATgggttaaaaataacataagcaaGTTTAATGGTGATGAAAATAACATCGTGGCGATTGGTGAAAGCGCGGGTGGCGCTATAGTGACGTCATACTTGATTAGTGAAATGGCAAATGGCTTGGTGAACAAGATTATAGCTTTGTCCGGAGTTTGCGTGTCAGATTTGTTTATGATAGATGACGACCCTATTTTCAAGGCTAAACACTTAGCCAGCATATTTCAACAAGAATTTAGTGATGTGAGAAGTTTGTACGATTATCTTATGAAACTTCCTATTGAAGAATTGTTGTATGCAGCAGCCATGGTTGAGTATTCCAGACCGCCGTCAATAATAAGTGCTTACTTTCTTCCcgttgtagaaaagaaatttGTCAACAAGAGATATTTTGATGAATACCCTTTAATTAAATTCCGAGAAAATCTACATAAAAAGTTGCCTGTTCTGTTTGGCGTGAATACTTATGAAGGTGGTTTTTTCATCCGTCAGGACAAAGCAGGAAACATTAAATTTGAGAATGATTTTCGTTATTTCATACCACGTTTCTTGTTTGTCCAACCATATAGTGCTGATGGTGTTGAAATTGCAAAAAAGAtaagaaattattattttgatggTGCAGCAATAGATCAAACGAAAAAACTGGAGTACATCAATTTCGTATCTGATGCCTATTTCAAAAGGGATATTATGACATTTTTAAATACCTTTGGAAAGCACTCTGATCGTGGATTATATGTTTTTCAACTTTCACATTCGAGTAAAATGAATACCAGAAAAGCGCAACAGCTAGGATTAAAAGGCACGGTCCATGGAGATCtgttacaatatattttttacagaaAGGGAAAAGCTGACATTGCAAATGAAAAAGACAAAgaaataataaccattataaatCAGACAATTAGTAACTTCGCTAGAACTGG AGTTCCGAGATGGTACAACATGCCCATTGAATGGAAACCTTACACAGACTGCCAACGTCATGTTCTAGAGATTGACGAGAACATTAAACTTATTCAGGACTTTGGTGACGGAATTGACAGATTTTGGAGTAGTTTGGGGCAAAGATCAAAACTGTGA